The following DNA comes from Papaver somniferum cultivar HN1 chromosome 4, ASM357369v1, whole genome shotgun sequence.
TTCAGTAGGTTGCCATGTACTTCCATGTTACTAAGAACAGGTGTTGTACGGCGTAACTCTGCATTGAAACGCTCCGGATATGTCAAGTTTATTTGTCACCTTGTTCTTCGAAGACGTCATGTACGCGTGCTTTCAGTTTAGGTAAAAGTGATCACGTTCATCTTCGGTCCGTTACGCTCGGTGAcaaagaagaagttaatgaaAATTGGTCGTATTTGATTCATGAAATCTTTACCGCAAACTATATCCGCTTTAATTTGGAGATGTTTCTATGCCAATTACCCGttttgatacttttcaaattgcATCCAAAAGAATGAAACTAACAAATCCAATCTCCCTTAAAAGCTGGTTAAgaaaacaatgcaacagagaaactCTATGCTTTTTAGTCCATTTACAGGTACCTAAATTGGATTCTTTCAGCAATGATGCAACAACATTGACAAAAAAATGCAACAAGCACCAAGTCATGAAGCACTTCTCTTTAACCCTTATGGGCCGAGTCCTTGCAAAGTTGCAAGTATCTATATGGGGTGTTACAGGCTGATAGGCTGCAAGATAGTTGATGAGGGATTGGGCAGATAaataaatacttaaaataaatgaagtaaatgaataaataaaaattagCATTAAGAGTGTACTGTTGAAGCACAAACCAAGAATATTAGACATGCTTTTGCCTAAAGTATGAGGGTGTTTAGTCAACTTAATTGAATAACAGATAGACATTTCATGAACAACCAATTATCTTATCAAATATTCAATTCTCCATAGATTACATGCATAAAGAAAGATCTATGTTTAATGCATTGAATGTACTTAACCTGGGGTGGCATTCATTAAGAATTCAGAAAATATCCCCTTTAACATGTCGACCTTTAAAGCAAGTAGGATGCCAAGTTTATGATCCTCCCAGGATGACTACCGTTAGTTGTGTAACTTGTATTACAGAAGTTAAAGCTAAACAAAAATTCTTTTATTAGTGGTTTGTGGCACTCAGGTAGGATCCAAGGCATTCAAAAAGGGCTCACCATCAAGTCTAGGCGGAAGAAAATGGGGCGAAAACTAAATTAGCTGCAGCCCTGTTTGAGAATCTGCGGACGTAATTGATACTACCAATTACACTATAATAATAGTACCAGGAAGATATTTGGGTCTTTTGCTGCTTCTGCACCGTGGGTTACAATGTACTATGTTATTGCCAACATGGGCCTTTAATTTTAAGAAATTGAATGTAAATTATTCCATATGAGAAGAAGAACCCTGATTtcgggcatactgaaatctttctaggcatactgaataaagataaaaaaaggttgtgaaataacaaaatcagatatctccttaacccaaatttttttaatgacaaatctaccctttacgtattagtgttagtaatttgGATTAgtaattaaatattttgtttagtgattaagataattttcagaattataaaggttgtttagatgaaaaaatttgggaggaaaaaaatcaaagttttggttaagaaggagagaaagagaaagagaaggagaagtgagaaaattttaattcctgattcaatggaggatgaggagggtcataattcatataaaaaacctaggaaaatacatatcaactacaacaatgattcccaaatgactgatttcttagattatgagaatgattttacacaaactcaaactcaagctcaaactcaaacacaaactcaagatgatgatattTACGAGCGAAATCCAGATGATGAgtacatatatgaggaacccGATGCTTCTAATACACGGGTACACTTCCatcttatgctcaatctcacttctatagctcgaaattatcaaaagtttggatttttgcttcatggttcggcgaaccaggttgaggttcggctcacatctatgagccgaatcaaccaaatgatgaacggttcggctcactggaTCTGTTTACAGAAtacgccgaacctataattttcaattccaacccttttgctagacattagttcggcttatatgaaagtttcatagtaagccaaacaacatcatgaatagcacggaataaaaataattactggttcggcttatgtATTCAAAATAatatgagccgaacatgaatttgctaaatttttgggttgaaatattgttattggttcgatacatattgagaatatcataTAAGCCAAAACCTCtaaatgttcaaggttcggcacataatatgattatcgtatgagccgaacatgaatttgttaatttttgggttaaaatattgttcgcggttcggcacatattgagaatatcgtataagccgaaacctctaaatgttcaaggttcggcacataatatgattatcgtatgaGACGAACATCGCTATTATATTCCTTTTCTAGTATTTAATCTTGTGATATTCTTTTTAGATtgtacccatggaaaatcaacctgatccagtagacttcacgaggataccaaggatcacttccaaaatgatttggtatgtaagaactttttgtttaccttaatgttgtcggaatattccaaagtttttcttacaaattatttgttttggaatgaacgtagagatggaaaactaaacccgaagttctTGATTGGGTTGAGGAACACGTGATGAaggtaaattgtgtactagttaaaggacaaaaAATCCAaggggatcggtttgaaatgatttatgaGCGCAGTGGAACCgacgctagcaaggttaaaaagggtaccgtatatgttgggaagaccaggagaaagaataggacgaagacgaagaaaagaaattgccctttcaagatcgttttcaacctcaagaataagtccttgaacaaagaagatcaatattggataatgaataaagatatggattgtcatcataaccacccacgtcccaaagacctcaatggacatgcgaaagtagcgcgactcaaacccgacgagatgctagaagtggataaaatgaaaCGAGAACATTTTCCACCatctaggattcttagcaaattgaaggcggacaacaagaataacaagtcgactatgcaaactatctacaatgcaagaaaaaagattagaagactcaatttgcaaggtaggatggtgatgcaacaagtaatgtggttaggggtgaagattaactacgctttccaaaagaagttggatgacttcggtcaagtcacacaccttttccttgcccacccgaAATGTgtccaattggctctatgcttcccacaacttattatattggattgcacgtacaagactaataaatatgagatgccgttgatgaacattgtggggcatacttcgacaaaggcaccaTTCACCatggctttttgtttcttgaaaaacgagaagaaagagagttatgtttgggggttagaacaattgaagttaatcttccgggagggtgctcttcctaaagtgttcgtttccgaccaagattcatcgttgatgtatgctattaagaaggtatttcccgatgcattcaattttcattgtaagtttcacatatggtgcaatgtgaggaaaaatttccaaacgaaattcaaccacttaagttgaaagaattagagaatattgctaaactaccgttggagacacgagtaaagaaaaagaaggaattcttgaaagcatatgaacataatgagatgttgtgggcttctttccaaggcGAATGGGAAGCTTTGGTATGGTCAATCACTGAGGATGTCTATgatgaaaattttaaaatgcttattgAGCATTGGAAGACCGACTACCtcgatgtcattacttacttggtcaaagatgtcttggaacctaataaagaaaggtttgTGGGTTGTTTCAAAAATCGACACAAACACTTCaacaaccaagccacaagtatggtagagtcggctcattatcggttgaagaagaacctttttggatgtgttgacacttttgtcacggtttttgatgcaatttgatgaatatttcaaaagtggtGTTCTGAGAATTAAAGCCGCGTTCGAGCATAACCTTATATTTAGACACAAGCTTTATGGTAGTAAATGGCTATgggaattaacttatagagtctcccatctatgcatcgacttgttgatgCAAGAAGTGGATCTGATTAAGACATTAGGCGCCAACTTggaagaagagtgtgtttgtaaaatgaagacatctacgggacttccatgccgccaagacctacttcggtacaaggatggtatcataccatttgaggatattgatcatttttggaaacaattaatcctcgatcctctcccaacagaagacgacgaggatgatctagagatatgggacacgacaaatgggaaaaggttggcggagatgtataggaatatgtcCCGACCTCAAAAGAAAATCATATGGGACAACATGATGtcggtcatgtatcctttcacccaagaaaatattttggaaccggagaagagtgaaccgaaaggtaggaagagtaagaaaatgaataattttcaaactagacaagacaacaaggaactattggctaATAACAGGGACACATCCGGCGTTGACTAACATGATGCAAGGTATGAAAAGGCAAAtaaggaaattgagaagttgatgaaggtggaagaagtcaaagttccaaGGAAACGAGGTCGTCCTAGTATTCAAAAAgccgaaacaagtaacaaagaggtgaatgataatgattgtccgtCACAAGCAAAGGATGGTAAAGAGGATGTCAAGGAGAAGtctaagatgtatccttcacaaactaagataaaggagaaaaggaccgtacatgaaattggtaggatgagaggacccaaaAGACATAAGTCCGGTAAGTatttgaggcctatcaattttatatacgataactacttggaagatatatcgccaataattcatgagAATATCATAGAAATGGACGACGTGCTaggtgatggaaattgtggatattacttcacggcggaacaacttggtccttttagGGAAGGGAATAATCTGGTGCCCCCTGAAAATAAAGTGAACTATATTCGGCAACGGTTGTTACATATCCAAGAGGAGATGCATGGGTGGCAGCGGAGTACATTGCATTCGAACGTTGTTTGCATGGGGATTATCATTATCGAAGAAAATTGGATGTcaatgcccatttgtgggtttttaatagcggaggccttcgattgcgtcgtacattgtttcgcatggacgggtagtatctttacttacgcgcctccaacaaaaccttgccATGATGGTATaaaggatagaagacttgttattggattttttcaaaattgtcattttattGGCCTCAAACTTATACCCggttgcccattaccacccttgatgagtgcagccttttggcctagatttgaaaataattacgcgatggattggtgtgcaaattatgcgacgAAAATGGATCTTGGATTTCTTTGAATGTGAAGCCcccaagtggacaagtaattatgttttcggtggcaagttggtccagcaaGTAAGCGAGCGTACCCATTCCCCAAGCATACTTGTTACAAGCTTCAAgatctttaccaattggagataattatcatttaccttgtttccggtaagGTCGAGAAAGAtatctctaccaagagtataaagcaagtaggcagttccaGTTTGCTTCACTTTGATGGGATCCATTACCAACAAATCTTCCTTTAATCtatcctttgtgttctcaaattcccttttcaagttagtgagcttgatcttcttattcttcttagttCTGCCATTGGGAGTGAATACTTCATTGACATCTTTAACGGaccgacaaaactccaactccgTTTTGTATGCATCCCAACCAAGAAATTCCTCGTACAACTTGTAGatctcatcccaactcatgtcataaaaatcagcatccacacttataccccttgctttaaggcatGTAATCTTACTCGcatcatcaggagtgattgtcatctctccaaaaggtaattgaaatgtgtaaggtTCTGGACAAAATCTCTCGGTAAAGGCAGAGGCCgccacactatcatattcctgaTATCCATAATTAATGGCAGGCCATAAAGCACTTGCTTGTAcataagcaatcacctcaggaacctcttcatcaagatCCCATTCTGCTgtcctctggtgtctcaatactcggactgcacgttTGTGATCAGGAGCCTCATAAATTCTATTCGCCCAAGATTCGGCATAActaatcaacacatttcctccatcttccagaagaccatgaggcaaaccatctgatcgaggtggaattacgtcatcttcatcaggaatgtgtaaaccagtgatccatTGTTCTGAAAcgttcttctctttctcgggttctgccgccttcttacctttcttgtctttcttggattttccttggggttgtgtttcttgatgaacttcttgattatcatctccACCTACTTcttcaccttcaccttcacctattccttcttcttgtctttcaactcttacttgttcagcttcttcttctaaaatgctcccaattttttcttacctcctcctcaaggatcgggagttttagaagtagaaggtgttacctccatcttcttcctctttttagcTTCATTGgccctgacacaagtatgaaagttgtAAGACTACTTCGAACAACAAAGGGATACAAACTATACAAAATATGGATTTGAAATgccaaaaacttgtcaacaaataagaaggctcggcttaccctaaataacacatatgagccgaaccaTGTCTTAGAATTTTcaatagcttacacagagagtggttcggctcataccacaaactaTTTATAAGCCGATCTCAtttattcggctcacaaccaatactatcgaataagccgaacctaaaattatgaattcaaacatttattcggcgcaaaactagtactaccattgagctgatcctatacacatgcaaaacttatgaaattgaaacaacatttattcggcgcaaaactagtactaccatatgagccgatcctatacacatgcaaaatttatgaaatttccaCAACAAAAATTCGTCGCAAATCTAatgccatcgaataagccgatcctaaatacaaGTCTCTATGTCACTAGGTTCAGCGCAAAATTGATATGCATTTTAAGCCGAATCGTTCATATGCAGTTTCAGGGTTGAgtttgaagaacagttcggcgcaAATCTAAACTTGATTTTACGCCGAACccaaccctgtaaccgccgcacaaaccatgtttttgacgaattaaaccaatcataccaaccaaaaacatcaaatacgagatgggtttgtagaactaaccttcttattctcgtttcaggagttggttcttcttcaatctcttcttccggttggatttgtggttaattttcagtttcttcttcactctctaaatcttcttcttcttcaacaggttGGTCAATTgatcgattagaacgagatacttgcttacgacgacccattatatagatgagtttaatcgtcgattaacttttcacgaatcgacgatcaaatttcggCGATGATGCGATGGAAAAAATTTGGAGAAGATGAACGTGTTCAGctgctgtggagaggaagaagaaggtgaatgaaactgattttaagtttattgattataggtttttgtattagggttagggatagattagtaatttaaaagatttaaggacatataggtaattgaactacccatagggtacccttATTAGGTCACCCAAATTAGGACTActgctttgtatgcctagaaagatttagatatgcccaaaatcagggtttgctgaGAAACCATATGATTCCATGAAATGATGCACAACTTTAAAAAAATCGCCCCATCGGGTACAAGTAGGATTCTACATCAAGAACTCAGGCACTATCAAACCTATGAATGGGGATATTCCCGGCCGATGCAACTGCATTCGGCAGAACCATACATATACAACTTCAGAGTTTGGCCTCTCCATTCACTACAGGCTACAACACTCCAAAATTTCTGATAAGTAAAAGCAAAAATTCAAACGAAAATCATTTCCAAATTATGGGCTTTGGAAGCAATAGTTTTTGTAAAATGCCCAGTAGTAGCTCACTGGACCACCAAAATAATGCTCATCCGTTACAGAAGTCCATTAAGCTTATACGGTTGAGATTAATGAAAATCAAACTTATGAAGCACTCACAAATACCAGAATcttatcttggatcttcctcatATGTTGCACACAGATAGAGAGAGTAGTTGATTGAGTGAACAGCTATTCTTCATAATGGCAATGTCGACAGCAAATTTGCCAACAACTGCCATTTCTCTGTCATCTTCGATCAAAACCTTAGGCCGTTTCAGTTTGTTTTCCAACAATTCTCACAAAATAAAAAGTTTTAATCGTAGAGCTCTTTTAGTGAAGATGTCTTCTTCAGTTTCAGACCCTCTTGAAATTTGTGTTAAAGCTTCTATTACCACTCCTGGAAAGCTTGGAGATTGTATGTAGATATATCTTTCTCTTAATTTTAGTAAATTGGTGGTTCACTTAGTTGGGTCTGAAATGTGTTTGTTAATTTGCTTCACAGAGTCATAGTTAGTATTGCATTTCTTGATTAACTTTTATTGACGTTTTCAGGTCCTTTTACTCAAAGGGTTTTGCTTACATTGGAGGAAAAACATCTCCCTTATGACATGAAGATGATAGATTTGGCTAACAAACCAGAATGGTgattactttttcttttcttttataacTCTGGTACCTTACCCCTGCGCAAGTGGGATTCGAACCAGACCTCTTGGTATAACCTCCAAGACACCAAGTGTCTGATCAACTAAGCTGTTGGACAATGTGAGTTATATGCATTGCATTATGATTAAAGATGCAAGTCTGCAGAGAAATAAGTTTTGGCTTTTTGTTCATTGTACTTAGGTTCTTGAAAGTCAGCCCGGAAGGTAAAGTTCCACTTATCAAACTTGATGATAAGTGGCTTGCAGATTCAGATGTTATTACACAGTCATTAGATGAAAAGTATCCTGATCCTCCGTTAAGCACTCCACCTGAGAAAGCTTCCATGTATGTTCTCtaccttctgttttttttttttttttgagcgtACTTTTAAAGTTTGAGGTGCTTTGAGAATGTTATATACCATGAATGTCAGGACTTAAAGACAATACCTGATGAATGTCAAGTGTGAACAACATCATGTTGATGTCAAAAAGTATAACGTTGATCAGGTAACTTATGAAACCTACATGATGTAAACACGGAGTGAACCAATTCCATATCTGAAATAACAACCAACTCAAACGAGAATGATTATGAAAAAAGTAATGAAGTAGCGGAAATTGGAGAAAGTAGGTGTCTAGGAAACAAATCATTTGAGTGTACCAActtaaaaaaacacaaacaaCAAAAAGTGCATTGCagtctctttaaaaaaaaatgttgaatgttaGGAGTTTTATTTGTTGCATATCTAACCCTGGTTCCTGGGTAATTTGAGCAGACTTTAATGTGTTATATTTTAAATTGGCAGTGGGTCAAAGATCTTCTCCACATTCATCGGTTTTCTTAAAAGTAAAGATCAAAGTGATGGAACCGAGCAGGCATTGCTTAGCGAGCTTACTTCCTTCAACGACCATATCGAAAAAAATGTGACGCTCTAATCATTGTTTCTCAAGTTTACTGCAGCGTCGTAGTGTTTGGTATATTCACCTGCTTTAGTTTCTGTACCTACAGGGCCCTTTTATTAACGGGAAAGATGTTTCTGCTGCGGACTTAGCTCTTGGACCAAAACTCTACCATTTAGATATTGCTTTGGCTCACTATAAGCAGTGGTCGGTTCCAGCTTCACTTCCCTATATGAAGTCGTATATGGAGGTGAGTAAAATTCCTTTTTAATGATCTTCCATTTATTCAACGTActggaaaaaaag
Coding sequences within:
- the LOC113275549 gene encoding glutathione S-transferase DHAR3, chloroplastic-like, coding for MAMSTANLPTTAISLSSSIKTLGRFSLFSNNSHKIKSFNRRALLVKMSSSVSDPLEICVKASITTPGKLGDCPFTQRVLLTLEEKHLPYDMKMIDLANKPEWFLKVSPEGKVPLIKLDDKWLADSDVITQSLDEKYPDPPLSTPPEKASIGSKIFSTFIGFLKSKDQSDGTEQALLSELTSFNDHIEKNGPFINGKDVSAADLALGPKLYHLDIALAHYKQWSVPASLPYMKSYMEKIFTMDSFIKTRALPEDVIAGWRPKVMG